GCACGAGCCTCGCGATGGTGGCGGCGGAGCTGCTGGGCGTCGACATGGACGACGTGCGCGTGGTGATGGGCGACACGGACCTGGTGGGTTACTCGGACTCGAGCTCCGGCGACATGGTCACGTACGTTGCCAGCCGGGCGGTGCGGGAGGCGAGCCTCGACCTGCTGGGCAAGATGAAGGCAACGGCGGCAGCGCACTTCGGCGTGGATGCCGCGGACGTGGACTACGGGAACAAGCTCTTCTACGTGCGCGGCGCGGGGGAGATGTCCATCGGCTGGGCGGACCTTGCGCAGAAGTCGCCCGTCGCGAGCGGCGGCGCGCTGGTGGGCTACGGGACCGTGAACACGCCGTCGATGAACCTGGGCGTGCTGGCGCCGAACGCGGCCGCGCACGTCGTCGACGTGGAGGTCGACCCGGAGACGGGGAAGGTGGAGCTGCTGCGGTACACGGCCTTCCAGGACGTCGGCCTCAGCATCAACCCGGGGCAGGTGGAGGGTCAGGTGCAGGGCGGCGTCGCGCAGGGGATCGGCTGGGCGCTGCACGAGGAGTACGACTTCGACGACCGGGGCGTGCTGCGGAATGCGACGCTGCTGGACTATCGCCTGCCGACGTCGCTGGACGTGCCGCCCATCGAGACGGTGGTGCTGGAGGAGCCCTCGCCGGAGCACCCGCTGGGGGTCCGCGCGGCGGGACAGGTGCCGATCGTGCCGCCGGTGGCCGCGATTGCGAACGCCATCCGCGACGCGACGGGGGCGCGCATCCGCACGCTGCCGATGAAGCCGGAGACGGTGTGGCGCGCGCTGCGGGCGCGGGGCGGGTAGGGGGTAGTCCCGCGCATGCGTGACTCGGCGTCATACCGACGAAGACCGACACCCCTACGTTACCGGGCGTTGCATGCACCAACACAACCCTGTACCATTTGCCCCGCATTTAGCAGTGCGCGCGAGACCAGTACACCTACATTCCAAGAAGGTACACAAAGACATGGCCAAGTTCCTCACGACAACCGGCGTCTCCTACCATCTCGAAGGGATCATCAAGAGTGCTGAGGACAGGCTGTATATCATTAGCCCCTACCTCAAAATCAACGAGCGCATGAAGGAGCTGCTGGAGGATAAAGCGCGGATGAAGATTGATATCCGCGTTGTGTACGGAAAGAACGAGTTGCAGCCCTCAGAGATCAAGTGGCTTGAGAACCTGCCATCCATACACACAAGCTTCTCAAAGAACCTTCACGCCAAGTGCTACCTGAATGAGCGCCAGGCGATCCTGACTTCAATGAATCTCTATGAATTCTCCCAACTACACAACGACGAGATGGGCATCTTGATCTCACGGGAAGAGGAGCCTGACCTCTACGAGGAGATTCGGCAAGAGGCACAGCGACTTCTACGGAATAGCGAAGAAGTTCGCATCACCGTTGCCCGCGTGGAAAGTGAAGTGGACAAGGCCCCCAGTCCACAGCCGCGTAAGGAAACACGGCCCGCCCCCGCATCAGCCCAAGCCCCAATCAAGGGTTTCTGCATACGCTGCAAGGGGGAAATAGTGGCGGATCCGACAAAGCCCTACTGCTCTACCCACTTCACAAGCTGGAACCGCTACAAGAATTGGTCCTATGAAGAAAAGCACTGTCACCTGTGTGGAAAAGAACATGCATCTTTCATGAGCAAGCCGGTATGCCCCTCTTGCTTCCGCAAGTACCGCAACGTTGTCAAATTCGTAACAGCCTGAACTCGCCGAAGCATCCCCCGCTATGCCAGCGAAGGCCGGTATAGCGGGGGTAGGGTGCGGCCTACTATCTGTCCCATAACACGGCTGATGCTCGTCTTGCGCCTTCTACCATCGAGCGGAACTTGCCCCAGACGATGTCCGGGTGGAGGCGGCCACCGAGGCCGCAGTCCGTTCCCGCCACGACGTTCTCCCGCCCCACGAGGTTGGCCAGACGCTCAATGCGGTCTGCGATGAGCTCCGGGTGCTCGACGACGTCGTTGGTGTGCGCGACGACGCCGGGGATGAGGACCTTACCGTCGGGGAGCTTCACGTCGCGCCAGAGCTTCCACTCGTGCTCGTGGCGGGGGTTCTGGTCGTAGGAGATGCCGGAGCAGCGGACCTGGAGCAGCAGGTCGACGAACTCGTTGAGGTTGATGTCCTCCGAGTGCGGGCCGCGCATGCCGCCGTAGCAGATGTGGAGGCGGATCTGCTCCTCCGGGATGTCCTGCAGCGTGTGGTTGAGCAGCTCCACCAATTGACCGAAGCGCATGCGAAAATCGGGCAGCTCCATGCCGAGGGCGTTGAACTTCATCACGGGCGTGTCCACCTGCAGCACGAATCCGGCGTCGGCGATGGCTTTGTACTCTTCGCGCATGGCCTCGGCGCAAGCGCGGATGTACTCCTCCTCGGTGGCGTAGTACTCGTTCTGCTCGGGCTGGTAGCCGACGTTGTCGGGGCCGACGGAGGCCATAAAGGCTTCCGCCACGCTGACGCCGCTGAGGGCGGACTGGAGGTTGTCCACGTCGGTCTGGATCGCGGCCTGGCCGGTGTAGGTGATGGGCGCAGTGCAGACCATCTGCCTGGCTGCGACAGGGCGGGCGCGGGTCCTCGCCTGGTCCGCGAAGTAGCCTTCGTAGTTGCCCTTGACGCGCTCCGTGCCGCGCTCCATGTTGCCCGCTCCGGGCGGCACGTCACGGAACTCGAAACCGCCCAGACGGTCACGGATGTAGCCGGACCAGCCGGTCTTGTACTGCTCGCCGTCGTTGATGATGTCTAGGCCCACCTCGGCCTGCTGGCGGACGATGTCGGCGACAGCGTTCTTCACGAGGGCCGCGAGAGCTGCTTCGTCGTAGGGCTCCTGTGCCTGCTTGGCATCGAGCATCACACGGAGCTCGGGTGGCCGGGGCATGCTGCCGACATGGGTAGTCAGGATGCGGTCAGTGCTGTGCTGCATGGAGTTCTCCTTCGGCGGTTTTTCATCTGCTTTACGTGTCCAGGGTGCTCGCGGCCATCCAGTCCTCAAGCGAGAGACGCTGTTTGGTGAGACCTTGCTCGACGTTGTAGGTCAAGTACGTATCCAGAGCGCCCATGTCGTCCTTCACGCCGTAGACCCACGGGTCGCCCCACACCTTCTCCTGCTCGACCCATGCCTCGCGCTGGTACATGAGGGAGAAGCCGGCGCGGTCGTTGACGGCGTCGATGTAGGCGAGCCGCTTGGCCTCGACGAAGGCGTCGTACACGCGGCGGGCGAGCTCAGGGTCCTCGCGGTCGAGCTTGCGACTCATCACCATCTGGTGCATGGGCGTGTGGATGCCCGCCTCCTTCCATAGGGCGAGGTCTTCGTCCCGGTAGTTGGGGAAGACGCGCTTCACCACGGGGCTGGACTCCAGCATCTCGAAGGCGGGACCGTCGGAGATGTCCGTGATGATTGCGTCGACGTCGCCGGACATGAGGCGGGCCAACGGGCCAACGGGCCCCGCGCCGTCAGTGACTTCGTTGGAGGGCATGACCGTGGGCTGGTCCACGTGCAGCGGGAAGACGCGGCGGTTGTTGGTGACCATCCAATGGAGCTTGGTGATGTCGACGCCGTGGCGGTGCTGCAGGAGTCCGGCCGTCCACACGGTGATCGAGGTTGGGTACGAGCCGGATCCGATGCGCTTGTCCTCGAGGTCCTTTGGGGTCTCGATGCCGGCGTCGGCTCGGGCGAAGATGAAGGTGTAGACGGGCTTGCGCTTGATCATGAGGGGCAGGCCGACGATCTCCCAACCAGCCTCGATGGCGGGCAGGACGTAGCCGAGGTTCAGGTCCCAGAGGCCGAAGTCGCCCGACTGCAGCGCGGGGACCTCGTTGAATACCATAGCGCCCGTGGGCGTGGGCACGAGGTCAACGCCGGGGACCTGCACGCGGCCGTCGAGCAGGGGCATGGTGATGTCGTAGCGCATGGTGGAGATGGGAAGCTGCATGGTTCACCTCCGTTTTGGCGTCTGAATGGGTGGGGAGACCCGGCTAGGCGGGCCGAATCTTGACTGTGCCGTCCCACTCGCTGAGGGGAGCGCAGTGCCACCACCAGTTGGGCGCCTGGCGCTCCTTTGCGCCGAGGGACTGGCGGCCTGTCGCGTAGAGCAGGGCCTCCCACGGGTCGCCCTCGTCCTGCACCCAGGGGAAGAGCCGCGCGAGCGCCTTTGCGACGATGTCCGGGGGTGGCGTGAACTCGAGGCCCAAGCCCTCGGCGATGTCGGACGCGTGCACGAGGGTCTCGGTGCAGGCCATGGCGGCGAAGCCGTGGCGGTCGGCGAGGCCGGCCGGGTGGAAGCCGCGCGCGTCCTCAGGCATCGAGCGCAGGACGGCGGCGAGGACGTTGGCGAGGGCGCGGTGCACGGTCACGAGCTCGGCGATGGACTGGTCGGGGTTGTTGGCGCGCGCGCCGGGGAGTCGGCTGCGGGTCTGGTTGGCGGCGTTGGACGCGAGGAAGATCTGGACGGTGGTGACGTGCTCCAGCGTCTGGCGGCAGTCCCAGTCGAGTTCCCCCGCGGTCGCGGACCAGTCTAGGTCGGCGAGGGTGGCGAAGAGCTGGTAGGCGGACTCGGCGGCGGCGATGACGTCGTCCGGGCCGGGTTCATGCAGGTCATCCATGGTGCAGGCGCTCCTTCTCGGTCGAGGGTGGGGCGTATGGTATCACGGGGGTGTGGGCGCGCAAGTGGTACGACGCCTGCTCAGCCAGCCCGGACCCTCTCCGTGCCGTCCCACTCGCTGAGGGGCGCGCATTGCCACGACCAGTTGGGGGCTCGCCGCTCATTGCCGCCCAAGCCGCGCCGTCCGGCAGCATAGAGCAACGTCTGCCACGGGTCGCCATCGTCATGCACCCACGGGAAGAGACGGGCGAGCGCCTTCGCGGCGATGTCCGTAGGCGGCGAGAAGTCGACGCCGAGGCCCTGCGCGATGTCGTTGGTGTGCACGAGGGTCTCGGTGCAGGCCATGGCAGCGAAGCCGTAGCGGTCGGCGAGGCCGGCGGGGTGCCAGCCCTTCGCGTCCTCGGGCATACCGCGCAGCACGGCGGCGAGGACGTTACTCAGCGAGAGGTGGAGCTGGACCAACTCGGCTATGGAGCAGCCGGTGTTGTTGATGCGGGCGGTTGGCAGGCGGCGTAGAGACGGGTCGGCGGCGTGCGTGGCGTAGAAGAGCTGGACGTAGGCTACGTGCTCAAGGGTCTCGCGGCAGTCCCACTCGAGGTCGCCGGCGATGACGGACCAGTCGCGGTCCGCGAGGGGGGCGAGGAGGGCGTGGGCGGCCTCGGCGGCGGCGAGGACGTCGTCGGGGCCGGGTTCGCGCAGATCTTCCATGCGTGGCGCTCCTTTGCAGGTGTGCGGGCCACGACATGTTATCACGGAGGCTTGGGCACGCAGGGAGCCGACGCCTTCGTTGACGGGTTGAAGGCAGGCCGATACGCTGACGGCACACAAAGATAGGGAGTTGTCCTATGACGCGCGCGGTTTATCAGGTACGGCTTGTCGTGAAGCCGGAGTACGAGGAGGAGTTCAATGCTTGGTACGAGGGGTGGTACATTCCCAAGCTGATGGCGGAGGTGCCGCACTTCTTCTCGTGCAGACGCTACGTGGGTGAGTTCAACGGCGAGAATATTTACATAACAGACTATGAGACGACCGTCGAGGACATGGAGACGGCCATCGCGGAGATGCGGGTGCCGGAGCGCGCGCCCGTGAATGCCCTGTTCTACGAGTGGCGGGAGAAGGCTATCACGCTGCATGAGTCCATCCGCTTCGCGGAGCGGGTCGCGGTGGACCGGTAGCATGGCGTCGATAGAAGAACGGGTACAACAACTCGAGGACAGGGAGGAGATCAGGGACCTCGTGGCAGCGTACTGCCGGGCCATCGACGACCGCGACCTAGAGGGGTTCGTCGCGCTGTACACAGACAACTGCGTCCATGGGCAGCGGGACGGCTCACTGCACCTGGAGGGCAAAGCAGCGCTGCGGGAGCATTACACGGCTCGCTTTCGGCAATACGGGGTGACGCTCCACACGCCGCATGCGCATGTGATCACCTTCGATGGGCCGGACAATGCCCACGGCTGGGTGACCGGCCACGCGGAGATGGGGCTACAGGGTGAGGGCTGGCTCGCCGCCTTCCGTTACACCGACGCGTACCGCCGCGAGGATGGCGTGTGGCGGTTCGCGCAGCGGGAGTTGGCGACGTACTACTACCTTCAGATGGCGGACTTGGCCAAGGGGCTTGGGCAGACGATGCGCAAGCACCGCCAGGGGAGGCTCACAGCTGCTGATTTGCCGGAGGGGCTGGAGACGTACAAGGCGGTGCATGGGCTGGGGTGAGTGGGGTAATCAAAAGGCAGACGCGCTAGGAGAATGCCATGACTTCACAGGATCCTGAGAGCACGGTGCCCATCAGTGAACGGGTCAAGTTTTGGGAAGAGCAGGACAAGATAAACAAGGAGTTAATCCCCCGCGTAATTCGCCAGCATGAATTGCTTACGCGGCACATCGGCGAGCATGAGTCACTGCCTGAGGTGGTTGCGAACGCCGTCCACAATGCGGTGACCACCGTGAGAACAGAGCAGAAGCGGGAGTTTGATGAAGAGGTTTCTCGCATCAATATGGGTGTGGAAGAGCAAGTAGCCGCAGCTGTTCGCAGTGCAACAGCTGCGGCGGAGGAGAGAGCGCGGCGGGCGCGCAATTTGGCCATTAGCTTGGGATTCGTGGCTTTCTTGGCCGGGGTTGCCGGTATGAGCTTGGGGGTAGTCGCACTATTTGCGGGGTAGGGCTCAATGGAATCCACTCAAAACCTACAGGAATTGCAGGCACTGCCGGGCGACGCCTATGAAGGGGATGTAGCGGCAGAAGAAATCCTTGCTCAACTGGCGGAGACGGATGCGGCCCTGCATGCGGCGGAAGCCGCTTCGGAAACTTCCCTGTCCATGTGGCCCGTCTTCACTGGTGTCAACGTCGACGACAAACTGCAAGAGGCATACGAGTTGGCCTATCCCAATCAGGCCGCAGACCACTCGCTGCACCAACACTGGCTGGAGATGGAGGCTCGCGGGGAGGGATCGGCGGATGGGTTTATCGGCGGCCTTAAGGGTAAGTTAGGTGAACTGGATGCCAAGGAGTTCTTAGAAGAGCGAGGATTTCAGAACGTGGAGCTTGCGCCAGACCCCAATCAACCTGTATGGGATATTTCCGCCATTGGCGAGAACGGTGAACAGATCCTCTTTCAGGTGAAGACGGGGGCTGCGTCCTATGGAGCCGAAGTGGTGGACGCCATGCAGGAAAGCCCCAACGTTCAGTTTCTGGTAAATACGGAAATCTACAACTGGATCTCAACCAACCACCCGCACTTGCTTGGGCAGGTGGACAACTTTGAGGCGAACATCTCCGCTCCCTTTGAGCATATTGAGGGTATAGAGGACGGACTGGCCACCCTAAGTGACAATATGGGCATCGACGTACCGGACGGAGCGGTAGACCTGCTGCCGTATGCCGGCGCCGTTGTGGCAGGCGCACGGCTCATTTACAGCGTCGTAAGCACAGAGAGAAAGTTCAGCGACGCCGACCGTTCGACCAAGAACAAGATCCAGGTCGTTCAGACCCTGACACTGATGTCGAGAATGGGCGTTAGCGTTGTGTTGGCTATCGCAGGCGGACAAGCGGGCGCAGCCGCAGGCGGCGCGCTGGGAAGTGTGGTGCCGGGCATCGGTAACGCGGTGGGAGGGATAGGCGGTGGTGTTGGTGGGAGTCTCATGGGTGTGGGCCTGGGAATGTACCTGAACAGACAGCTTGAACCCCATATGCTCGACTTGGCTTTAGACATAACAAGCCTTACGAGAGACGACCTGTTCTACTACAAGAACAAGCGGCGCATCGACGACATTGGCGACTCCATCCAGAGCACGGCTGTAGCGCTTGCAGCACTGCCTCTGTGAAGCCGGATGTGCTATAACTGTAAGGCCCGCTGACATCGGCCCGATGGCGCCGTGTGTCAGCGGCATCGCAACACTGAAGGAGAGGGTGAACATGGCGACACAATTTCGAGCGGACCATGTGGGCAGCTTTCTGCGGCCGGCGGAGGTTAAGGAGGCGAGGGACGCTTACCGGGCCGGGAGCATCTCTGAGGAGGCTCTGCGCGAGGTGGAGAACGAGCATATCCTGCGCGTGATCGAGCTGCAGAAGCAGTCGGGCATTGGTATCTACACGGACGGCGAGCTTCGGCGCAGCGGCTGGGCCGGGGGGTTCGGCGAGTCGGTGGAGGGATACATCGAGGGCGACCCGGCAGTCAGCATGCCGTTTCAGGGCGGCCGCAGCGACTGGAGCGTCACGGGAACGGGGATCACGCCGGACAACCCGATCGGCGTGCCGGGCGGCGGCGGCGGCCGCGTAATCGGGGAGAAGCTCCGCCTGGTGCGGCGACTGACTGGGCACGAGTCGGCGTTCATCAGGGCGAACGCGCCGGGGCCGTACAAGGTGACAATGCCGGCGGCGAGCTACGTGACTGCGCGGGGCTACAAGCCCGGCGTGACGGACAAGGTGTACGAGTCTCGGGCGGCGGTGCTGGCCGATGCAGCCGACATCATTCGCGACGAGGTCGCGGCCCTGATTGCGGAGGGGTGCCCGTACGTGCAGATCGACAACCCGCACTACCCGGACTACATTCCGGACGAGCGACGGGCGCAGTGGACGGCGTTGGGCGTCGACCAAGACCAGGCGTTAAGCGACGACATCGATGCGGACAATGCGAGCGTCAGCGGCGTCGACCGGAGCAACACCATCGTGGCGATGCACCTGTGCCGCGGCAACGGGGCGTTCGGCGCGTACCACACGTCGGGCGGGTACGACCGCATCGCAGAGCAGCTCTTCACCCGGCTGGACGTGGACGCCTGGCTGCTGGAGTACGACAGCGAGCGCGCGGGCGGGTTCGAGCCGTTGCGGTTCATGCCCAAGGGCAAGACGGTTGTGCTGGGGCTGGTGACGACCAAGGCCGGGGAACTGGAGTCGCCGGACCTGCTGCTGCAGCGCATCGAGGAGGCGGCAAAGTACGTGGACATGGACGACCTTGCGCTGAGCCCGCAGTGCGGCTTCTCGTCGACGCTACAGGGTAACCCGCTGGCGTGGGAGGACCAGCTCCGGAAGCTGGAGCTGGTGGTGGAGACGGCCCGCCGCGCGTGGGGGTAGGTCTCCGGGCGATTCCCTGATAATTGAGCGCCCCGGTTTCCCTTGAATGGAGACCGGGGCGCTTTGCGTTTGGCGCTGCCTGACCTTCGACAGGCTCAGGGTGAGAGGAGGTTCTGGATACCGGCTTTCGCCGGTATGACAGAGCGGGGCGATGGCGCGCGCCCTTCGAGAGGCTCAGGGCGAACGGGGTGGGGCCTGGGCAACCACGAGGGTTGCCCCTATGCGATCTGCCACACGGTTTCCTCAAGGTCCAGGGGGAGCGGGGGCTAGACGTCGTCGGCGGGGCTGGTGAAGCCAACGCCGGAGCCGGAATCCCGCTCGTCCCAGCGTCCGGCTTCCACGGCGGTCAAAAAGGCGTCGACGGCGCGGTTGAAGGCGTCGGGTTCCTCAATGTTGCAGGCATGGCCGGTCTGCGGGAGCACAACGACGCCGCAGCGCGGGATACGGCGCTTCATGTATATGGCGGGCTCAAGGCACGGGTCGTCCTCGTCGCCGAGGATGACGAGGGTGGGGACCTGCATGGCGCGGAGCTCGTCGTCGAGGGTCATGATCGAGCGGCGGCGGGCCTGGTAACCGCGCAGGGTGAGCGCCTTCCCCTGCGCCGAGTGGTCCATGAACAGGGTTGCGAACTCACTCCAGCCGAGGGGGTCCTTCTGCAGAAAACGGATGCGGGTGGGGCCTCGGAGGTAGCCGTACATGGCCGCGATGCCGCCGGACTCGAGCGTCTCGGCGTAGCCAATGGACTGCTTACCAAACGTCTCGGGGTCGGTGCTGCCTGTGCCGGCGCCCGCCACGATGATCGACCGGGCGACCTCAGGGTGGGTAAGGCCGAACCAAAGGGCCATGTTGCCGCCCATCGACAGGCCGGCGACGTGAGCCTGCTCGATGCCGAGGTGCTGCAGGAGCTGGTAAAGGTCCTCCACCACCTGCTCCTGCGAGTAGTCGTCGACGTTCTGGGGCACGTCGGACGGGGGATAGCCGCGGGCGTTGTAGGTGATGACGCGGTAGCGGCGCGAGAAATAGCTCACCTGCGCGCGCCAACTCTCATAGCTGCCGGCGAGCTCGTGGGCGAAGACGAGGGGGAAGCCGTGGCCTGTCTCCTCGTAGTAGAGGCTGACGCCGTTCTGCAGTTTTGCCATGGGCATGGTGGCGCTCCTGTCTCGCGCGCAACTCGCGCGCCGTGGTGATGGGGAAAGCACGGGCAACGTAGCCGCCGTCCCCAGCGGTGTCAAGGCCGGGCGTCAGGGTTCCTGCCTTCACAGGAACGACGGGGCGGGGTTGGCATGACGCATTGGGCTGCGTGGAGTATGCTAGGGCCAGCTTTACGAGGAGCGCCAGGTGTCCTCACCTACGGCCGAAATCGCGCCCCGATTCTTCTACGGCTGGGTTATCGTCTTTGCGGCGGGCGTCAAGGGCTCTTTCAACGTCGGCAGCGCGGTCTTCGCCTCCAGCGTGTTCCTCGTCTCCATGCAGGAGGACCTGGGGTGGAGCCGTACCCTCATCTTCGGGGCGCTGGCCGTGCGCACGCTCGCCGGCGGGTTGCTCAGCCCCATCGTCGGCCCCTGGGGCGATCACCCATGGGCGCCGCGCGTCGCCTTGCCCATCGGCTCGGTGCTCTTCGGCC
This DNA window, taken from Chloroflexota bacterium, encodes the following:
- a CDS encoding phospholipase D family protein, with the translated sequence MAKFLTTTGVSYHLEGIIKSAEDRLYIISPYLKINERMKELLEDKARMKIDIRVVYGKNELQPSEIKWLENLPSIHTSFSKNLHAKCYLNERQAILTSMNLYEFSQLHNDEMGILISREEEPDLYEEIRQEAQRLLRNSEEVRITVARVESEVDKAPSPQPRKETRPAPASAQAPIKGFCIRCKGEIVADPTKPYCSTHFTSWNRYKNWSYEEKHCHLCGKEHASFMSKPVCPSCFRKYRNVVKFVTA
- a CDS encoding cobalamin-independent methionine synthase II family protein, producing the protein MQHSTDRILTTHVGSMPRPPELRVMLDAKQAQEPYDEAALAALVKNAVADIVRQQAEVGLDIINDGEQYKTGWSGYIRDRLGGFEFRDVPPGAGNMERGTERVKGNYEGYFADQARTRARPVAARQMVCTAPITYTGQAAIQTDVDNLQSALSGVSVAEAFMASVGPDNVGYQPEQNEYYATEEEYIRACAEAMREEYKAIADAGFVLQVDTPVMKFNALGMELPDFRMRFGQLVELLNHTLQDIPEEQIRLHICYGGMRGPHSEDINLNEFVDLLLQVRCSGISYDQNPRHEHEWKLWRDVKLPDGKVLIPGVVAHTNDVVEHPELIADRIERLANLVGRENVVAGTDCGLGGRLHPDIVWGKFRSMVEGARRASAVLWDR
- a CDS encoding DinB family protein, whose amino-acid sequence is MEDLREPGPDDVLAAAEAAHALLAPLADRDWSVIAGDLEWDCRETLEHVAYVQLFYATHAADPSLRRLPTARINNTGCSIAELVQLHLSLSNVLAAVLRGMPEDAKGWHPAGLADRYGFAAMACTETLVHTNDIAQGLGVDFSPPTDIAAKALARLFPWVHDDGDPWQTLLYAAGRRGLGGNERRAPNWSWQCAPLSEWDGTERVRAG
- a CDS encoding nuclear transport factor 2 family protein, which produces MASIEERVQQLEDREEIRDLVAAYCRAIDDRDLEGFVALYTDNCVHGQRDGSLHLEGKAALREHYTARFRQYGVTLHTPHAHVITFDGPDNAHGWVTGHAEMGLQGEGWLAAFRYTDAYRREDGVWRFAQRELATYYYLQMADLAKGLGQTMRKHRQGRLTAADLPEGLETYKAVHGLG
- a CDS encoding cobalamin-independent methionine synthase II family protein — its product is MATQFRADHVGSFLRPAEVKEARDAYRAGSISEEALREVENEHILRVIELQKQSGIGIYTDGELRRSGWAGGFGESVEGYIEGDPAVSMPFQGGRSDWSVTGTGITPDNPIGVPGGGGGRVIGEKLRLVRRLTGHESAFIRANAPGPYKVTMPAASYVTARGYKPGVTDKVYESRAAVLADAADIIRDEVAALIAEGCPYVQIDNPHYPDYIPDERRAQWTALGVDQDQALSDDIDADNASVSGVDRSNTIVAMHLCRGNGAFGAYHTSGGYDRIAEQLFTRLDVDAWLLEYDSERAGGFEPLRFMPKGKTVVLGLVTTKAGELESPDLLLQRIEEAAKYVDMDDLALSPQCGFSSTLQGNPLAWEDQLRKLELVVETARRAWG
- a CDS encoding alpha/beta hydrolase; translated protein: MPMAKLQNGVSLYYEETGHGFPLVFAHELAGSYESWRAQVSYFSRRYRVITYNARGYPPSDVPQNVDDYSQEQVVEDLYQLLQHLGIEQAHVAGLSMGGNMALWFGLTHPEVARSIIVAGAGTGSTDPETFGKQSIGYAETLESGGIAAMYGYLRGPTRIRFLQKDPLGWSEFATLFMDHSAQGKALTLRGYQARRRSIMTLDDELRAMQVPTLVILGDEDDPCLEPAIYMKRRIPRCGVVVLPQTGHACNIEEPDAFNRAVDAFLTAVEAGRWDERDSGSGVGFTSPADDV